From Phaeodactylum tricornutum CCAP 1055/1 chromosome 23, whole genome shotgun sequence, one genomic window encodes:
- a CDS encoding predicted protein, translated as MYAQADTVVEKAIRDGSPMMKRSKTTSMTPIPHEEDPSNSSLKDTVAGDSDAEEPEKVKMFLGSFDDLNKKPRRSSPGGENVCMYDEDEDLDKASMHSTRSFRRASMGGLPSEKTYIRRSLVSNDDDERSIHSARSSRSRRASLNGPIPASMLGGLGPSDGYGTDDDDDDIGVSQHSLRRRASMSRRGSAGFGALPPGRVHDDPCGPPQPVKRRTSAGNNPRRVSPNYNAEKLEGAGTNASRRRSGGFGTEHRGSTGFETGGTPLEYATRRASAGSINNSRYESVDTEAGPVNLQGRRGYVGSSSRRGPISNGPSETATRMGSTAGGLLHQGGHRGHDGNTSRRGPISGVPQEHLMATQRKIFARTPVTRNDTTNSVELARGRRASAELDRNAFARGAPPRTTTADSMELAPGRRALTTSSEKSQFVRGLPARSTTADSMELAPGRRTVRVSPDHVGFSEEPMLCSQATDSIELTPGGRASLAMDKSVRIPVMRTNTANSMDLIPGRRGVKDSLTEETEMMYEQVNTDRQMPPSRSAALRRGRRVSSGFNESALDRMNQAASCDNHNEESEESEPDYGYGDGMAHPYGYSADNYLSRRESTASQVSSNAVMSRRGSNYSQSSGIVSRRGSNYSQLSAQRTRRRNSYLVRPERDFNMADELLDSALRMSDSDLSEDEHKTFSKDVPKAFYNYNGEQSLNTQSAFGYDSDAQSMSSADSQNSSKSYCRNSYLVRPEQDAAFASSLLAATPRMCERLVATEHASIEEHLTEDDQSEEEEEDFKNPDSLLSRSGYLKVHGTQHHSHLLEAAVEVELKELKDGEHENDQPMRSVPIAAGQTSGTLVGARLQPTNEQVKHQPQNESKEKDAWNRRTPFTTSLAESLTADKINELQKIQPKISTENIPKQYMRSCKMNWGELTLESSDESSENYSESRFGSRLYEDSPSNQELDGYKQRARRRESIERTVLNIEKSASSSLLHGKNTPDFKPATGCVNASDFIVRCFSARLRMGITVLKHNRSRWSKSSNRDLVLLDGRTLSWKPVGGEQDKGKRPRLDISKCREVRHAWSRDPLTRKQTGTITLRKRCKDGMASKSFSLIFGKRTLDITAMTNDQCKVLMEGFSALCYRLQLEQLEEGDTHSESRAARGGDSKSMTTDDDWNSTVFGDSTMSLTQSNTTGRTLPIPASPWGL; from the coding sequence ATGTACGCCCAAGCAGATACGGTTGTCGAAAAAGCCATTCGCGACGGCTCACCTATGATGAAACGATCGAAGACGACAAGCATGACACCCATTCCCCACGAAGAAGACCCCTCGAATTCTTCGTTGAAAGATACAGTAGCGGGAGACTCAGATGCGGAAGAACCTGAAAAGGTGAAGATGTTTCTGGGGAGTTTTGACGACCTCAACAAAAAGCCTCGCCGCTCATCGCCAGGTGGGGAAAACGTTTGTATgtacgatgaagacgaagatcTAGATAAGGCATCGATGCATTCGACGCGGTCTTTTCGTAGAGCCTCAATGGGTGGACTTCCAAGTGAAAAAACGTACATCCGACGGAGTCTCGTTTCGAACGATGATGACGAACGATCAATACACTCTGCGCGATCGTCCCGTTCCCGGCGCGCCTCGCTGAACGGTCCCATTCCTGCAAGCATGCTAGGAGGCCTCGGTCCAAGTGATGGTTACGgtacagacgacgatgatgatgatatAGGAGTATCGCAGCACTCATTGCGACGCCGTGCGTCCATGAGTCGTCGAGGCTCGGCGGGATTCGGAGCCCTCCCGCCGGGGCGTGTGCACGACGATCCCTGCGGTCCTCCCCAACCGGTGAAACGTCGCACTTCAGCGGGGAACAACCCGCGTCGTGTATCTCCAAACTATAATGCAGAGAAATTGGAAGGTGCAGGAACCAATGCGTCCCGTCGCAGGTCGGGGGGGTTTGGTACGGAGCATCGTGGATCGACTGGTTTCGAGACCGGAGGTACTCCCCTTGAATACGCTACCCGGCGGGCTTCGGCCGGAAGTATAAACAATAGTAGGTACGAAAGTGTAGATACAGAAGCAGGTCCGGTGAACCTTCAAGGGCGTCGGGGCTACGTTGGAAGTTCGAGTCGCCGGGGCCCAATCAGTAACGGTCCATCGGAGACGGCAACACGCATGGGGTCCACGGCAGGTGGACTTCTTCATCAAGGAGGGCATCGGGGACACGATGGGAACACAAGTCGGCGAGGCCCCATCAGCGGCGTACCACAAGAGCACCTTATGGCCACTCAACGTAAAATCTTTGCCCGTACGCCAGTCACGCGCAATGACACCACCAACAGTGTTGAACTAGCAAGGGGTCGACGTGCATCAGCCGAGCTTGATCGCAACGCCTTTGCTCGGGGAGCACCTCCCCGAACAACTACCGCAGACAGCATGGAATTGGCTCCCGGGCGGCGAGCCCTGACCACATCGTCCGAAAAGAGTCAATTTGTTAGAGGATTGCCCGCCCGATCCACGACGGCCGACAGTATGGAGCTTGCTCCAGGACGTCGAACAGTGAGGGTGTCCCCAGACCACGTGGGTTTCTCGGAAGAACCTATGCTGTGCAGCCAAGCTACTGATAGTATCGAACTTACTCCAGGTGGACGGGCTTCTCTCGCTATGGACAAGTCCGTCCGCATCCCGGTGATGCGGACCAACACTGCCAACAGTATGGATCTCATTCCTGGACGCAGGGGGGTGAAGGATTCGCTGACAGAGGAAACGGAGATGATGTATGAACAGGTCAATACTGATCGTCAGATGCCGCCGAGTCGTAGTGCGGCTCTACGCCGTGGACGGAGAGTATCGTCCGGCTTCAATGAGTCCGCTTTGGATCGTATGAACCAGGCTGCTTCTTGTGATAATCACAATGAGGAATCGGAAGAATCAGAGCCCGATTATGGCTACGGAGACGGGATGGCTCATCCATACGGATATTCAGCAGATAATTACCTATCCCGGAGGGAAAGTACTGCCTCCCAAGTCTCCAGCAACGCAGTCATGAGCCGTCGAGGCAGCAACTATTCTCAATCTAGCGGTATTGTCAGCCGTCGCGGAAGCAATTATTCCCAGTTGTCGGCACAGCGCACCCGACGTCGCAACAGCTATTTGGTGCGCCCAGAACGAGATTTCAATATGGCGGACGAATTGTTGGATAGCGCTTTACGCATGTCGGATAGCGACCTTTCCGAAGACGAGCACaaaactttttccaaagatgTTCCTAAAGCCTTCTACAACTACAATGGAGAGCAGTCATTGAACACACAAAGTGCATTTGGATATGATTCCGACGCCCAGTCCATGTCCAGTGCTGACTCGCAAaattcatccaaatcctACTGCCGCAACAGCTACTTGGTCCGGCCCGAGCAAGATGCGGCTTTTGCAAGTTCGCTCTTGGCAGCGACGCCACGGATGTGTGAAAGGTTAGTCGCTACTGAGCATGCATCAATTGAGGAGCATCTAACCGAAGATGATcaatccgaagaagaagaagaagatttcAAAAATCCGGACTCCCTTCTCAGTCGCAGTGGTTACCTTAAGGTACACGGAACGCAACACCATTCACACTTGCTGGAAGCGGCCGTTGAGGTAGAACTAAAGGAGTTGAAAGACGGAGAGCACGAGAATGACCAGCCTATGAGGTCTGTCCCTATCGCGGCTGGACAAACCTCGGGAACGCTCGTCGGAGCGCGACTCCAGCCTACTAACGAACAAGTAAAGCATCAACCACAGAACGAAtccaaggaaaaggatgCTTGGAATCGTCGCACTCCCTTTACCACTTCTCTTGCTGAGTCTTTGACTGCGGATAAGATTAACGAACTTCAGAAGATTCAACCCAAGATCTCTACGGAGAATATACCAAAGCAGTACATGCGCTCTTGCAAAATGAATTGGGGAGAACTCACCCTCGAGAGTAGCGATGAGTCATCAGAAAATTACTCCGAGTCTAGATTTGGCTCTAGATTGTACGAAGATTCTCCCTCAAATCAAGAACTAGACGGCTACAAACAGCGAGCGCGTCGTCGTGAATCAATCGAACGAACCGTTTTAAATATTGAAAAGTCCGCTTCCTCCTCTCTCCTGCATGGCAAGAACACTCCAGATTTCAAGCCTGCAACTGGCTGTGTAAACGCTTCCGACTTCATTGTCCGTTGCTTCTCTGCTCGCCTCCGAATGGGGATCACAGTGCTCAAGCACAACCGATCTCGCTGGAGTAAGTCGTCTAATCGTGATTTGGTACTCCTTGATGGTCGTACACTTAGCTGGAAACCTGTCGGCGGAGAGCAGGACAAAGGAAAGCGTCCTCGATTAGATATTTCCAAGTGCAGGGAGGTTCGTCATGCCTGGAGTCGGGATCCATTGACACGAAAGCAGACTGGTACGATTACTCTACGGAAGCGTTGTAAAGACGGCATGGCGAGCAAGTCGTTCTCTCTTATATTTGGAAAACGCACTTTAGATATCACAGCCATGACAAACGACCAATGTAAGGTTTTGATGGAAGGCTTTTCGGCCCTTTGCTACCGATTGCAATTAGAACAGCTGGAAGAAGGCGACACTCACTCGGAATCGCGTGCTGCCCGTGGGGGCGATTCCAAGTCCATGACaacagacgacgactggaaCTCTACTGTATTTGGTGACTCAACCATGAGCTTGACGCAAAGCAACACAACCGGTCGGACTCTTCCAATACCAGCGTCGCCATGGGGGCTATGA
- a CDS encoding predicted protein, with the protein MTISPQEREARRGVQRENSLGLIDIFGDRAVVDPYATSNQEFSKLASKNPTERRSNNLQGSKSLHDSRTSASLGPNHRRRQMQVESDAIMSGAETEDTCRSSASRIRRSGERVRRSKGRERKAGVSRTRSSGTPRSLEAGLKTTLSHESNQDSAQAADDEMLLELVEHRTKERSRTGLVKVTQRTLSVRGESRSARGYRSSELAPVPRSKSSRVESTDKSSAKESVRLRKIPDIPQDVEHSPPEVHAVAIYRGKARVSKRGPSSVTGHRRRTDSNDSARSHEKPRRSRTRREHTHAYAEKTGAGKGESASPRRRHRSHTHSPVRPPKSPRRHRQLSPRKVLDSPSLAGDEEKFRPRLTLKAPSLKDLSLDEQSPRSLTEAEGAWLENASKGDNSMKQKSQASSEYESEEESTAGRNSNGSVLQFDPSQSDNVYRVKQVTRMDSGLQIGENGQSVDVSIAQLCDPLGDAKPVLRARKELPIFDFLESNDDAMMTFTDTDPMEVSHKAVGLDSPSGGENSDSDGIDVNKFQMHVMSPGVYHSSDEDRREARALRPHTNLTFRSSGGERGADEAILMASPNKELPIYPSGGEEEEEDAVREEDKMDYMVSRKRDLGLPKTMDCESESFDFVSYGSDYASETDRSSRGIRSKSRAKSQPSVLGLSSGGQGDEVGKVRVKKQGQKGRSRQSARVHPTLKRTSTTLENADLGS; encoded by the exons ATGACGATATCTCCGCAGGAAAGAGAGGCCCGAAGGGGAGTGCAAAGGGAGAATTCGCTTGGCCTCATCGACATCTTCGGGGATCGGGCGGTCGTCGACCCCTACGCCACGAGTAACCAGGAATTTTCCAAGTTGGCATCCAAAAACCCCACCGAAAGGAGGTCAAACAATTTACAGGGCTCTAAGTCGCTGCACGATTCTCGCACCAGCGCCAGTCTAGGTCCAAATCATCGACGGCGACAAATGCAGGTGGAATCGGATGCAATTATGTCTGGGGCGGAAACGGAGGACACTTGTCGTTCTTCGGCAAGCCGGATACGACGAAGTGGAGAGAGGGTTCGGCGCAGTAAAGGGCGGGAACGGAAAGCTGGAGTCAGCCGCACACGATCGTCCGGTACGCCGCGTTCTCTAGAGGCAGGTCTAAAGACTACCCTTTCCCACGAGAGCAATCAGGATAGTGCACAAGCGGCTGACGATGAAATGCTGCTGGAATTGGTTGAACATCGCACTAAGGAACGCAGTCGTACTGGCTTGGTAAAGGTAACGCAACGTACACTTTCCGTGCGAGGCGAAAGTAGGAGTGCACGAGGTTATAGATCGTCCGAACTAGCACCAGTGCCTCGTTCCAAAAGTTCCCGAGTCGAATCTACCGACAAGTCCAGCGCCAAAGAATCGGTCCGGCTCCGAAAAATTCCAG ATATTCCTCAGGACGTAGAACACAGTCCGCCCGAGGTACACGCAGTAGCAATTTATCGT GGAAAAGCGAGAGTCTCAAAAAGGGGACCTTCCTCAGTGACTGGACATCGCCGTCGTACCGACTCTAACGATTCAGCACGGTCGCACGAGAAACCTCGTCGGTCACGAACTCGAAGGGAACACACGCATGCTTATGCAGAAAAAACGGGAGCTGGCAAAGGGGAAAGCGCTTCTCCTCGTCGTCGACACCGCTCACACACTCATTCCCCTGTACGACCTCCGAAGTCACCCCGTCGCCATCGACAGCTTTCTCCCCGAAAAGTCTTGGACTCGCCCAGTCTAGCcggagacgaagaaaaattTAGACCTAGGCTCACTTTGAAAGCCCCTTCATTGAAGGATTTATCTTTGGATGAGCAATCCCCGAGATCACTTACTGAAGCAGAAGGGGCATGGCTAGAGAATGCTAGCAAGGGAGACAACAGCATGAAGCAGAAGAGTCAGGCTAGTTCCGAATACgaatccgaagaagaaagtaCCGCTGGAAGGAATAGCAATGGCTCCGTGTTACAATTTGATCCTAGCCAATCGGATAATGTATACCGTGTCAAGCAGGTCACAAGGATGGATTCGGGGCTGCAAATCGGAGAGAACGGTCAGAGTGTAGACGTTTCGATTGCGCAATTATGCGATCCTTTGGGTGACGCCAAACCAGTTCTACGGGCTAGAAAAGAATTGCCAATatttgactttttggaaagtaaCGATGATGCCATGATGACATTTACCGATACGGACCCGATGGAAGTCAGCCATAAAGCCGTTGGTCTTGACAGTCCTTCAGGCGGCGAGAATAGTGACAGTGATGGTATTGATGTGAATAAATTTCAGATGCATGTGATGAGTCCGGGCGTCTATCATTCTAGCGACGAAGATAGACGCGAGGCTCGGGCTCTTCGACCTCACACCAATCTTACGTTTCGTAGCTCCGGAGGTGAAAGAGGAGCCGATGAAGCTATTTTGATGGCTAGTCCGAACAAAGAATTACCTATTTACCCATCCGGAGgtgaagaagaggaagaggatgCAGTTCGGGAAGAAGATAAGATGGATTATATGGTGTCCAGGAAAAGAGATCTGGGTCTGCCAAAAACAATGGACTGCGAAAGCGAATCGTTCGACTTTGTGTCGTACGGAAGTGACTACGCCAGCGAAACGGACCGGTCATCCCGCGGCATCCGTAGCAAAAGTCGAGCTAAATCGCAGCCATCTGTGCTGGGATTGTCTTCTGGTGGCCAAGGGGACGAAGTCGGCAAAGTGCGGGTAAAAAAGCAGGGCCAAAAGGGGCGCTCAAGACAGTCCGCG CGCGTCCATCCGACACTCAAGCGGACGTCGACGACACTCGAAAACGCCGACCTCGGAAGTTGA
- a CDS encoding predicted protein: protein MESARSRNTRDGTRKQGTARRSGGTTSSNGNQGFDEFGFGQPAFPDSAFDNHGFEMPQTRIQPTKIRSRRRASLAAAPNIDVVSENPSIGFTNQFQSSQDEQVSRGGARLAKAGRSSRSMDGIEFPTARKDVSSQNRPRRSGRRASMATSSNHSLSASNHTNPELGYGDAIPSVAANHRKGDSNSGILDFGFGGGKNAGTANADYGYGDTMSSGFGNFESMPSAPSTTPESERPRRSGRRSSISGGLESLRSDLRGGDLSGAPSSRVLGGNSRAQNIVLPMAGPEKVAGGNVRRGRRGSLLGSVGNAVGATMGGFTGGNKDKEKLDDDTTKKSKSFLKDRKAEGRRGTTRQPSADGNIISSYTGDRDRRRKPAASSKTLGKESNVSYSDRILAQRDCSCGGEGSSSSGSGSSDGSSACCRSKIWPAARCETYRTLEIDASSSMTLRRHGLRGLHISPTQSVGDESSFDVDCHGYCQDVQSILDAAYVRFLKALRRSVSSTPLAHHDRRENEKVAQHDNVQALLGIHISITTNESALVHDADERYQLDVPGPTVTENDDDDDGSYIHLTAPTVYGILHAYQSLLQLVTFVGRDSQTGAFVFAMPDTTLIRIRDGPVYPYRGLMIDTARHFLPLPLILQNLDAMEASKLNVLHWHVTDSQSWPYVSTAFPELSARGAFGPEETYTATDIALVVREAAARAIGRSHPEWLTPCGSKPRPQEPLDATNPAVYEFVHRLYDELAILFAHESFLHVGGDEVNLDCYHNSTTVQRWMRKHNMTQELEVLSYFERDLLSYVTAVLNRRPIVWQELFDSGLGLPNQTIVDVWKSWEPSSRYNATLRGHEVILSSCWYLDHLNEDWQSFYACDPREFNGTKEQKNLILGGHASMWGERVDATNFLSRVWPRASATAEKLWTGNLTAAADSAASRLAAFRCHLVRRGIPASPVGPGASCGRQPNGFPAVIDSFHDEELQEGKVT from the exons ATGGAATCTGCTCGCTCTCGAAATACCCGGGATGGCACCCGAAAGCAAGGTACGGCACGAAGAAGTGGCGGTACTACTAGTAGCAATGGCAATCAAGGCTTCGACGAGTTTGGATTTGGTCAACCTGCCTTTCCGGATTCTGCGTTTGACAACCACGGCTTTGAGATGCCGCAAACTCGAATTCAGCCAACGAAGATTCGTTCCCGCCGTCGAGCATCTTTAGCTGCGGCGCCGAACATTGACGTTGTGTCGGAAAACCCGTCAATAGGTTTTACCAATCAATTTCAATCTTCACAAGACGAACAGGTGTCTCGTGGTGGAGCCCGCTTGGCAAAGGCGGGACGCTCATCGCGCTCAATGGACGGCATCGAATTCCCAACTGCACGCAAGGACGTTTCTAGTCAaaatcgtcctcgtcgttcgGGTCGCCGGGCTTCAATGGCTACTTCTTCCAACCACAGCCTTTCCGCTTCCAATCACACCAACCCGGAACTCGGTTACGGAGACGCCATTCCGTCTGTTGCTGCTAACCATAGAAAAGGAGACTCTAATAGCGGAATTTTGGACTTCGGCTTTGGTGGTGGTAAGAATGCCGGTACAGCCAATGCCGACTACGGCTACGGTGACACAATGTCGTCGGGTTTTGGTAATTTCGAGTCTATGCCATCCGCGCCTTCCACCACACCCGAATCTGAACGTCCGCGTCGCAGCGGACGACGCTCCAGTATCAGTGGAGGTCTTGAAAGTCTACGGTCTGACTTGCGCGGAGGCGACCTGAGTGGTGCTCCGTCTAGTCGGGTGTTGGGTGGAAATTCTCGCGCCCAGAACATTGTGTTGCCCATGGCCGGGCCGGAAAAAGTGGCCGGTGGCAATGTTCGTCGTGGACGTCGCGGATCCTTACTGGGTAGTGTTGGTAATGCAGTCGGAGCTACCATGGGGGGATTCACTGGTGGAAATAAGGACAAGGAAAAactcgacgacgataccaCCAAAAAGTCTAAGTCTTTTCTAAAGGATCGCAAGGCTGAAGGTCGGCGAGGCACGACACGTCAACCATCGGCCGATGGCAATATAATCTCTTCCTATACCGGCGATCGCGACCGACGCCGCAAGCCGGCAGCGTCGTCCAAGACCCTGGGCAAAGAGAGCAACGTGTCGTACTCGGATCGTATTTTAGCACAGCG TGACTGTAGTTGTGGAGGTGAAGGGAGCAGCAGTAGCGGTAGCGGTAGCAGTGACGGTAGTAGTGCTTGTTGTCGCAGCAAAATTTGGCCGGCGGCTCGATGTGAAACCTACCGAACACTCGAAATCGATGCTTCCTCCTCTATGACATTGCGACGGCACGGCTTGCGAGGACTGCATATCTCCCCTACTCAAAGCGTAGGGGACGAAAGTAGCTTCGATGTGGACTGCCATGGATATTGTCAAGACGTTCAATCGATACTGGACGCCGCGTACGTTCGCTTTCTCAAGGCGCTCCGGCGAAGCGTGTCTTCCACGCCTTTGGCGCATCACGACCGTCGCGAAAATGAAAAGGTCGCTCAACATGACAACGTACAGGCTCTGTTGGGCATTCACATTTCCATTACTACGAATGAGTCTGCACTCGTACACGACGCGGACGAACGATACCAACTGGACGTCCCAGGGCCTACCGTCActgaaaacgacgacgacgacgatggcagCTACATTCATCTCACTGCACCCACCGTCTACGGCATTCTGCACGCCTACCAAAGCTTACTGCAGCTGGTGACGTTTGTTGGTAGGGACTCTCAAACAGGCGCTTTCGTATTCGCCATGCCGGACACAACCCTCATTCGAATCCGTGATGGACCCGTGTATCCCTACCGGGGACTCATGATCGACACGGCCCGACATTTTTTGCCACTACCGCTTATCTTGCAAAACTTGGACGCCATGGAGGCCAGTAAACTGAACGTCTTGCACTGGCACGTGACTGATTCGCAGTCGTGGCCCTACGTCAGTACTGCTTTTCCGGAGCTTAGTGCTCGGGGAGCCTTTGGTCCTGAAGAAACCTACACGGCTACAGATATTGCCCTCGTCGTGCGGGAAGCCGCCGCACGGG CGATTGGACGCTCACATCCGGAATGGTTAACACCCTGTGGGTCCAAGCCACGGCCGCAAGAACCTTTGGATGCGACCAATCCGGCCGTCTACGAATTCGTACACCGCCTCTACGACGAATTGGCAATACTCTTTGCGCACGAATCCTTTTTACACGTCGGAGGAGACGAAGTCAATTTAGATTGTTACCACAATAGCACGACGGTCCAAAGATGGATGCGAAAACACAATATGACACAGGAACTTGAGGTTCTGAGCTATTTTGAGCGTGATTTGCTTTCGTACGTCACCGCTGTATTAAATCGTCGTCCCATTGTGTGGCAGGAACTCTTCGATTCGGGATTGGGTCTTCCCAATCAGACAATTGTCGATGTCTGGAAATCGTGGGAACCTTCGTCGCGATACAACGCCACTTTGCGGGGCCACGAAGTTATTTTGTCCTCGTGCTGGTATCTCGATCATTTGAACGAAGATTGGCAAAGCTTCTACGCCTGTGATCCACGGGAGTTCAACGGTACGAAAGAACAGAAGAACTTGATTCTGGGCGGTCACGCTTCCATGTGGGGGGAACGGGTGGATGCGACCAACTTTCTATCTCGTGTTTGGCCCCGTGCCAGTGCTACGGCCGAAAAGCTGTGGACAGGCAACTTAACAGCTGCGGCGGATTCGGCGGCTTCTCGATTGGCCGCCTTTCGCTGTCATTTGGTCCGCAGAGGAATTCCGGCCAGTCCGGTCGGTCCGGGAGCAAGTTGCGGCAGACAACCAAATGGTTTTCCGGCTGTGATCGATAGCTTTCATGACGAGGAGTTGCAGGAAGGAAAGGTTACTTGA